The following proteins are encoded in a genomic region of Musa acuminata AAA Group cultivar baxijiao chromosome BXJ2-11, Cavendish_Baxijiao_AAA, whole genome shotgun sequence:
- the LOC135626241 gene encoding transcription factor bHLH143-like isoform X2, protein MEKDMNPRTGMQHSPWQFSNMNSASNIQQFDIGYQNTNSMLSPAYVPHGCVFSVNTPTPFPGINTDNPFQQTSSLIPPLLPSCRHPEFDGSKKRCLVFDQIGYGRSFFCSSSDIPFPCFNSMNPGFSLQGSTETNVSSRNEGVEMHEDTEEINALLYSDSDDEEASTGHSPVGALEMGSSEVASSMLPVKRRRVDVEFDASLVDTASSQVFHCPNEPMRYRNKDEDDDTESSFVKGGDHDQNADDRQLKRARIQETVGILRTIIPGGRGKDAASVLDEAIHYLKSLKLKTRSLNATP, encoded by the coding sequence ATGGAGAAGGATATGAATCCTCGGACCGGCATGCAACATTCACCTTGGCAATTTAGTAACATGAACTCTGCTAGTAATATACAACAGTTTGATATCGGGTATCAGAACACCAATTCAATGCTGTCTCCTGCCTATGTTCCGCATGGTTGTGTCTTCTCAGTCAATACTCCAACACCCTTCCCTGGTATCAACACGGACAACCCCTTCCAACAGACGTCATCTTTGATCCCTCCTCTGTTGCCATCTTGTAGGCATCCAGAATTTGATGGATCAAAGAAGAGATGCTTGGTCTTTGATCAAATTGGCTACGGAAGGAGCTTCTTCTGTAGCTCATCAGATATCCCTTTTCCATGCTTTAATTCCATGAACCCAGGTTTCAGTCTGCAGGGCAGCACTGAAACCAATGTTTCTAGCAGGAACGAAGGTGTAGAGATGCATGAAGATACGGAGGAAATCAATGCACTGTTGTACTCAGATTCTGATGATGAAGAGGCCAGCACAGGACACTCTCCGGTTGGGGCATTAGAGATGGGTTCATCCGAGGTCGCAAGCTCCATGCTTCCGGTGAAGAGGAGGAGAGTTGATGTAGAATTTGATGCATCACTTGTAGATACTGCAAGCTCACAAGTTTTTCACTGCCCCAACGAACCTATGAGGTATAGGAAtaaagatgaagatgatgatacTGAATCAAGCTTTGTGAAAGGAGGCGATCACGATCAGAATGCTGATGACAGGCAACTCAAAAGAGCAAGAATTCAAGAAACAGTTGGCATATTAAGAACGATTATTCCTGGAGGGAGGGGGAAGGATGCTGCCTCTGTCCTTGATGAGGCCATCCATTATCTCAAATCGCTTAAACTGAAGACCAGATCTTTGAATGCTACTCCTTAG
- the LOC135626241 gene encoding transcription factor bHLH143-like isoform X1, with amino-acid sequence MVCQAATRTRFRALKHENGIAGSTTIIVRVIACFRPLQDCQVINLGFVLMEKDMNPRTGMQHSPWQFSNMNSASNIQQFDIGYQNTNSMLSPAYVPHGCVFSVNTPTPFPGINTDNPFQQTSSLIPPLLPSCRHPEFDGSKKRCLVFDQIGYGRSFFCSSSDIPFPCFNSMNPGFSLQGSTETNVSSRNEGVEMHEDTEEINALLYSDSDDEEASTGHSPVGALEMGSSEVASSMLPVKRRRVDVEFDASLVDTASSQVFHCPNEPMRYRNKDEDDDTESSFVKGGDHDQNADDRQLKRARIQETVGILRTIIPGGRGKDAASVLDEAIHYLKSLKLKTRSLNATP; translated from the exons ATGGTGTGCCAGGCAGCGACGAGAACGAGATTCCGAGCTTTGAAACACGAGAATGGGATCGCCGGTAGCACCACCATAATTGTTAGGGTCATTGCTTGCTTCCGACCATTGCAGGATTGCCAG GTCATCAATTTGGGCTTTGTTTTGATGGAGAAGGATATGAATCCTCGGACCGGCATGCAACATTCACCTTGGCAATTTAGTAACATGAACTCTGCTAGTAATATACAACAGTTTGATATCGGGTATCAGAACACCAATTCAATGCTGTCTCCTGCCTATGTTCCGCATGGTTGTGTCTTCTCAGTCAATACTCCAACACCCTTCCCTGGTATCAACACGGACAACCCCTTCCAACAGACGTCATCTTTGATCCCTCCTCTGTTGCCATCTTGTAGGCATCCAGAATTTGATGGATCAAAGAAGAGATGCTTGGTCTTTGATCAAATTGGCTACGGAAGGAGCTTCTTCTGTAGCTCATCAGATATCCCTTTTCCATGCTTTAATTCCATGAACCCAGGTTTCAGTCTGCAGGGCAGCACTGAAACCAATGTTTCTAGCAGGAACGAAGGTGTAGAGATGCATGAAGATACGGAGGAAATCAATGCACTGTTGTACTCAGATTCTGATGATGAAGAGGCCAGCACAGGACACTCTCCGGTTGGGGCATTAGAGATGGGTTCATCCGAGGTCGCAAGCTCCATGCTTCCGGTGAAGAGGAGGAGAGTTGATGTAGAATTTGATGCATCACTTGTAGATACTGCAAGCTCACAAGTTTTTCACTGCCCCAACGAACCTATGAGGTATAGGAAtaaagatgaagatgatgatacTGAATCAAGCTTTGTGAAAGGAGGCGATCACGATCAGAATGCTGATGACAGGCAACTCAAAAGAGCAAGAATTCAAGAAACAGTTGGCATATTAAGAACGATTATTCCTGGAGGGAGGGGGAAGGATGCTGCCTCTGTCCTTGATGAGGCCATCCATTATCTCAAATCGCTTAAACTGAAGACCAGATCTTTGAATGCTACTCCTTAG